A window of Corythoichthys intestinalis isolate RoL2023-P3 chromosome 14, ASM3026506v1, whole genome shotgun sequence contains these coding sequences:
- the myripa gene encoding uncharacterized protein PF3D7_1120600 isoform X2, giving the protein MRLQAPSWTEAPFASLMYTHLPHLQSCSMAHDLLALSLPGSHAPKKINFDGFAFQILPVLSPPLASELKQALDEEGNRCMLLSRQHHFNQRCCIRCCAPFSFLLNPKRRCRDCLYNVCKACRLFSKADKAWLCCACQKSRLLKKQSLDWFYTHVKGRFKRFGSAKVLKTIYRRHLANHSPVSELTEGSAYEESVCNESSVYDSDAAFYTQTEEHSMAETLTVALRVAEEAIDEAISNAEFDACQENQNEAHYLREHRGELIEELAKTIMQKIISRRETLADMKDEYEHERSLEHNVHHHGGDSFKHLKGLWRSQSAFSLMEDNRDARQTSPKDGGSGMSSWTSVERFENSGGVSSVLKSPDGNWIALQSAQLSRPSLLAKRKSLVYSALERESGAVSAYEGMDSDNEVKPEPDTSWSAILQEFQRKLTSSKVRRDADNRKDAESQSKEKLSDNTVKKPEIRRPSSYRTGNIDINFNGKVATDESAVGSETASSKAKRSRRKRRSKRRATLSGPLLMDYNRKDVHSCSPSDGDTPDTLTPDVVTPDLLHQDIGISQEDNELTSDMPQPSEHISDSLDYVLCNAKNSGDAWEKGTRSQDDDEEKMAVDLAGQTGGDVKEEEDDDEMEIRLYKLVAKSRLAYFSSTDDELDRAGRSEEEQMFDGEGQDEENKGLTHKLCRLEKEVRSTVLSSTEDELDRITDEEKEDDEEEEDREELAVKVCRLANQAGATQFSSTEDELDREEGTHEETLWRLQEDKAAQATQVRNLASLVSASQFSSTEDELDRVGEDEEKMSQGVIPWVEALGGHWESIREEQVSRSFSDAAMEELDDDMIISEETRITIKEHDQPGVNKLDPIGTQMVEAEDIQEAGSWKWEIDDDEIEFDKIISSMLTMTLEDMQEKKEERMTDEKRNKDTEADKEKADKGMISEVRKEETYTVDNRKQEKKTDENGSKDIKTDWGNSDMMSNKERNKNTKTDNRKAGIKTDKETDHEESMDLKKGKNINNDTMKDEEAKDISMTNEESNKDTKEDENMNEKCVDSNADENMNKDTKTDEGKKNIAMAKEERNEYTREERNNNTKTGENTNLKDIVMTEEERNQNTKEDEKRNEDAKTDKEIGNEKTFDKMADVNMNKDTKIEEESEGITMTNEERKENVKADERRGESVKTVIETENEKSVDSRKDENRSKNPKTNKERKDFEAGEDMNENTKTKEDGKEFATLNEGKENTQPNENLNEDIRTDKETENETSADTKVEENMNKPDERGNKSLKTNIQTQNEKSLASRKDENRNKNPNTGEERQDVMTNMENDENTKTDENRDNDVETDREMENEKSVAKNTDREMKCVTMTNTASNESIKADKNLNEDIKTDKEKENETSADTKADENMNENTKTKEDGKDVATLNEGKENTKPNQNLNEDIRTDKETENETSADTKVEENMNKPDERGNKSLKTNIQTQNEKSLASRKDENRNKNPNTGEERQDVMTNMENDENTKTDENRDNDVETDREMENEKSVAKNTDREMKCVTMTNTASNESIKADKNLNEDIKTDKEKENETSADTKADENMNENTKTNEDGKDVATLKEGNENTKPNENWNEDVKTDKKTDFERSVDTNVDENMNKADERGNKSLKTGIQTENEKGMDSRKDTNKNKNPNTGEERQDVMTNMQKETENETGVDTNVDENMNKADERGNKSLKTGIQTENEKSVDSRKDNRNKNPNTGEERQDVMTNMGNDENTMTNENRYNDVKTDREMENEKGVAKNTDMEIKCVTMTNTDSDENIKADKNLNEDIKADKETENETSVDTKADENMNKNTKTYEDGKDVETLKKEGNENTKPNENLNEDIKTDKETENERSVGTKADENMNENTKTNEDGKDVAMLKQERTENTKPNEKWNKDVKTDKETENEICADTKVDQNMSKADEGGNKSLKTDIQTGIEKSVDSRKDENRNQNPKTGEERQAVMTNMKNNENTKADEYRNNDVKIDREMENEKSVAKNTDKERKCVTMTNIEKNENIKADKNLNEQIKTDKGTENETSVDTKADENKNTKTNEDGKDVETLKKEGNENTKPNENLNEDIKTDIETENETSADTKVDENMNKANGRGNKRLKIDIQTENEKSLDSKKDENRNKNPETGKEMQDVMTNMEENENNKADEYKNEDVKMDKEIENEKSLTTNADKEGKDFTMKNMERSDNTKANENWNEDIKTDIETINESSVDIKADENMNTKANEDGKYLAMLKKEGTENTKPNQNCSDEVKIDKEIENEICADTKADQSMNKADEKGNKSVKSFIETENEKIVDSRKDEMRNKNQQTDEKRQDVMTNIEKNENAKTDKYNNEDVKIDKVKENEKRVASNTDKERKDVTMTNMERDQNIKAEENWNTTVENVKETENEKSVDTKADENMNMYAKTNADRKDIAMINKERNVNTKPNENWKEDERTYKETENEKSAETKADENMNNEDEKKNKSLWTEIETENEKSVDSRKDENRNNNPKTDEVRRDVEMTNMEKDEKTKANENKNEDVKINKEMEIETDAEEKDVTLTNEEINENTGKNVKRNENFKTDKEADWDKDPKTDRERKNETKTDENTNDNVNTDEKKEDSKAFDNGNSNATTEKISENENPKNDTTTVSEGKENMVMKNEKNKDAKTYNMKKEDRNTKNRKADIKTDDEESVDSKTDDTCNKNTECKEQKKDVIMTNEGKDEKRNENSKEDMKTDKEKIDETKEDHKTEENRTMDTTTIERKEILVTKKERKGAAKTHNERNEEEEDANPNKDSKRELEKQKEETKKDWNESTKTNKEKAMANDTSDGDTRIVGRNGDTLNDDEREEQEKAYENKIRDAKVEKEKDEDPKEDTKERNTLTMTYVVKDDSETGNNRNMDENRGRESKFEIETNDESSEETKMDKSKDKASWEDLKGDIKIDEGTTTNKNRNKAAEGHMQGIDEIKTDKETDKNKKADFEVKTKKMTEDMQPDMDRKEKVETTGKNWNKNSMIAKDEGKESNKTKDWHNDMKTDLGWKKNVKTDNETTKADKDINKNEKAAKFGNEEHNTETEMEENQNRHAVNKEETKNDIDDAKKDTNKKKDMNEDERKVDTKIDNEKNEDSKTDKNRNKNRKATSKSKDTDTKTEVWIEDSKTGKKRDKNWYEKSRNQDDKINKERKDLLRTAKDRHKDSKSDKQMSKDAKTDKATGGKRVKVDQMSPVENAGESAELPLSLATARPQEQKVAAEDRSGNMSATEDGFLSREESRNRNSAASLCSITTEVLKVLNATEELLQGVEGRDARRHSAPSFPANTDPQKLDQQFSSLEEKVYMAAGSVYGVEAELNKLEERAKDISSRTSETELFFLEERVASAAARVQQSELQISDISARIAALRSAGLDVDPQSRFAKARTVPVMPLTLSSSRQLRRRLPALPRPENNKN; this is encoded by the exons AGGGAAGTGCGTACGAAGAGAGCGTCTGCAATGAAAGCAGTGTCTATGACAGTGACGCCGCCTTCTATACACAAACTGAAG AGCACAGCATGGCAGAGACGCTCACTGTGGCCCTACGGGTTGCAGAGGAGGCCATAGACGAGGCCATTTCCAACGCAGAGTTTGACGCCTGTCAG GAGAACCAGAATGAAGCCCACTACCTACGTGAACACAGAGGAGAGCTCATTGAGGAGCTGGCCAAAACAATAATGCAAAAG ATCATCTCTAGGAGGGAGACTTTGGCTGACATGAAGGATGAGTACGAGCATGAGAGGTCACTTGAGCACAATGTCCATCACCATGGGGGTGACTCGTTTAAACACCTCAAAGGCCTCTGG AGGTCGCAGTCAGCCTTCTCGCTGATGGAAGATAACCGAGATGCTCGTCAGACATCACCCAAGGATGGAGGATCAGGCATGTCATCTTGGACCAGTGTCGAGCGATTCGAAAACTCTG GAGGTGTGTCTTCTGTGCTGAAGAGCCCAGACGGGAACTGGATCGCCCTGCAGAGTGCTCAGCTCTCCCGCCCCAGCCTGCTGGCCAAGAGGAAGAGTCTGGTCTACAGCGCCTTGGAGAGGGAGTCCGGAGCTGTCTCTGCTTATGAAGGCATGGACTCTGACAATGAAGTCAAACCTGAGCCAGATACCTCGTGGAGCGCTATCCTACAGGAGTTTCAAAGAAAGTTGACTAGCTCTAAAGTCCGTCGAGATGctgacaacagaaaagatgctgAGTCACAGTCCAAGGAAAAGCTTTCAGACAATACTGTTAAGAAGCCTGAGATCAGACGACCGTCCTCTTACAGGACCGGCAACATCGACATCAACTTCAACGGGAAGGTTGCTACGGATGAAAGCGCAGTTGGAAGTGAGACGGCATCTAGTAAAGCGAAGAGATCACGAAGGAAGAGAAGAAGTAAAAGAAGAGCAACACTTTCTGGGCCTCTTCTGATG GATTACAATAGGAAAGACGTCCACTCTTGTTCTCCCTCAGATGGCGACACTCCTGACACTTTGACGCCTGACGTGGTTACGCCTGATCTGCTTCACCAGGACATCGGCATCAGTCAAGAGGACAATGAGCTCACGTCAGACATGCCACAACCTTCAGAACACATCTCCGACTCCTTAGATTATGTTCTttgcaatgcaaaaaacagtggTGATGCATGGGAGAAAGGAACACGAAGCCAAGACGATGACGAGGAAAAGATGGCGGTTGACTTGGCAGGACAGACAGGAGGGGATGTAAAAGAGGAGGAAGATGACGACGAGATGGAAATTAGGTTATATAAACTGGTGGCGAAGTCAAGACTAGCGTACTTCTCGTCCACTGACGACGAACTAGACAGGGCAGGAAGAAGTGAAGAGGAACAAATGTTTGATGGTGAAGGTCAGGATGAAGAGAACAAAGGACTAACCCACAAACTCTGCAGGCTAGAGAAGGAAGTCCGATCTACCGTGCTCTCCTCCACAGAAGATGAGCTGGACCGAATCACGGATGAGGAAAAAGAGGACGACGAGGAAGAAGAGGACAGAGAGGAGCTGGCGGTAAAAGTGTGCCGATTGGCCAACCAAGCAGGTGCTACCCAATTTTCCTCAACTGAGGATGAGCTGGATCGCGAGGAAGGGACTCACGAAGAGACACTGTGGAGGCTGCAGGAGGACAAGGCAGCGCAGGCCACTCAGGTGCGCAACCTGGCCAGTCTTGTAAGTGCCTCCCAGTTCTCCTCCACCGAGGACGAGCTAGATCGAGTCGGAGAAGATGAGGAAAAGATGAGCCAGGGCGTTATACCATGGGTGGAAGCGTTGGGAGGACACTGGGAATCAATAAGGGAGGAACAAGTCAGCAGGAGTTTTTCTGATGCAGCAATGGAAGAACTGGATGATGACATGATAATATCAGAAGAGACAAGAATAACAATAAAGGAACATGATCAGCCAGGGGTAAATAAGTTAGATCCAATAGGAACACAGATGGTGGAAGCAGAAGACATCCAAGAAGCAGGCAGTTGGAAGTGGGAGATAGACGATGATGAAATTGAGTTCGATAAAATAATCAGCAGCATGCTGACGATGACACTGGAGGATATGCAGGAGAAGAAAGAGGAAAGAATGACAGATGAGAAGAGGAACAAGGACACAGAAGCTGACAAGGAGAAGGCCGATAAAGGGATGATAAGCGAGGTAAGGAAGGAGGAAACATACACAGTTGATAACAGGAAACAGGAGAAAAAGACTGACGAGAATGGTAGCAAGGATATAAAGACTGACTGGGGGAACAGTGACATGATGTCAAACAAAGAAAGGAACAAGAACACAAAAACAGACAACAGGAAAGCAGGAATAAAGACTGACAAGGAGACAGACCATGAGGAAAGTATGGATTTGAAGAAAGGCAAGAACATAAACAATGACACAATGAAGGACGAGGAGGCGAAAGATATTTCAATGACAAACGAGGAAAGTAACAAGGACACTAAAGAAGATGAAAATATGAATGAGAAATGTGTGGATTCAAACGCAGACGAAAATATGAACAAAGACACAAAGACTGACGAAGGGAAGAAAAATATTGCGATGGCAAAGGAGGAAAGGAATGAGTACACCAGGGAGGAGAGGAATAACAACACAAAAACAGGTGAGAACACAAACCTGAAGGATATTGTGATGACAGAGGAGGAAAGGAATCAGAACACTAAAGAGGACGAGAAGAGGAATGAGGATGCCAAAACAGACAAAGAGATTGGAAATGAGAAAACTTTTGACAAAATGGCAGATGTGAATATGAACAAAGACACAAAGATTGAAGAAGAGAGTGAAGGTATTACGATGACTAATGAGGAAAGGAAAGAGAATGTTAAGGCAGATGAAAGGAGGGGGGAAAGTGTCAAGACTGTCATAGAGACAGAAAATGAGAAAAGTGTGGATTCAAGAAAAGATGAAAACAGGAGTAAGAACCCAAAGACTAACAAGGAGAGGAAAGATTTTGAGGCTGGTGAGGACATGAACGAGAACACAAAGACTAAGGAAGACGGGAAGGAATTTGCAACGTTGAACGAAGGCAAAGAGAACACTCAGCCAAACGAGAACTTGAATGAAGATATCAGGACAGACAAAGAGACGGAAAATGAGACAAGCGCGGACACAAAGGTTGAGGAGAACATGAACAAGCCAGATGAGAGAGGGAACAAAAGTCTTAAGACCaatatacagacacaaaatgagaaAAGTTTGGCTTCAAGAAAAGATGAAAACAGGAACAAGAACCCAAATACTGGCGAGGAGAGGCAAGATGTGATGACAAACATGGAAAACGATGAGAACACTAAGACAGACGAAAACAGGGACAATGATGTCGAGACAGACAGAGAGATGGAAAATGAGAAAAGTGTTGCCAAAAACACTGACAGGGAGATGaaatgtgttacaatgacaaacACAGCCAGCAATGAGAGCATAAAGGCAGACAAAAACTTGAATGAAGATATCAAGACTGACAAAGAGAAGGAAAATGAGACAAGTGCGGACACAAAGGCAGATGAGAACATGAACGAGAACACAAAGACTAAGGAAGACGGGAAGGATGTTGCAACGTTGAACGAAGGCAAAGAGAACACTAAGCCAAACCAGAACTTGAATGAAGATATCAGGACAGACAAAGAGACGGAAAATGAGACAAGCGCGGACACAAAGGTTGAGGAGAACATGAACAAGCCAGATGAGAGAGGGAACAAAAGTCTTAAGACCAATATACAGACACAAAACGAGAAAAGTTTGGCTTCAAGAAAAGATGAAAACAGGAACAAGAACCCAAATACTGGCGAGGAGAGGCAAGATGTGATGACAAACATGGAAAACGATGAGAACACTAAGACAGACGAAAACAGGGACAATGATGTCGAGACAGACAGAGAGATGGAAAATGAGAAAAGTGTTGCCAAAAACACTGACAGGGAGATGaaatgtgttacaatgacaaacACAGCCAGCAATGAGAGCATAAAGGCAGACAAAAACTTGAATGAAGATATCAAGACTGACAAAGAGAAGGAAAATGAGACAAGTGCGGACACAAAGGCAGATGAGAACATGAACGAGAACACAAAGACTAACGAGGACGGGAAGGATGTTGCAACGTTGAAAGAAGGCAATGAGAACACTAAGCCAAACGAGAACTGGAACGAAGATGTAAAGACTGACAAAAAGACAGATTTTGAGAGAAGTGTGGACACAAACGTAGATGAGAACATGAACAAGGCAGATGAGAGAGGGAACAAAAGTCTTAAGACTGGCATACAGACAGAAAATGAGAAAGGTATGGATTCAAGAAAAGATACAAACAAGAACAAGAACCCAAATACTGGCGAGGAGAGGCAAGATGTGATGACAAACATGCAAAAAGAGACGGAAAATGAGACAGGTGTGGACACAAACGTAGATGAGAACATGAACAAGGCAGATGAGAGAGGGAACAAAAGTCTTAAGACTGGCATCCAGACAGAAAATGAGAAAAGTGTGGATTCAAGAAAAGATAACAGGAACAAGAACCCAAATACTGGCGAGGAGAGGCAAGATGTGATGACAAACATGGGAAACGATGAGAACACTATGACAAACGAAAACAGGTACAATGATGTCAAGACTGACAGAGAGATGGAAAATGAGAAAGGTGTGGCCAAAAACACTGACATGGAGATTaaatgtgttacaatgacaaacACAGACAGCGATGAGAACATAAAGGCAGATAAAAACTTGAATGAAGATATCAAGGCTGACAAAGAGACGGAAAATGAGACAAGTGTGGACACAAAGGCAGATGAGAACATGAACAAGAACACAAAGACTTACGAGGATGGGAAGGATGTTGAAACATTGAAAAAAGAAGGCAATGAGAACACTAAACCAAACGAGAACTTGAATGAAGATATCAAGACTGACAAAGAGACGGAAAATGAGAGAAGTGTGGGTACAAAGGCAGATGAGAACATGAACGAGAACACAAAGACTAACGAGGACGGAAAGGATGTTGCAATGTTGAAACAAGAAAGGACAGAGAACACTAAGCCAAATGAGAAATGGAACAAAGATGTCAAGACTGACAAAGAGACGGAAAATGAGATATGTGCGGACACAAAGGTAGACCAGAACATGAGCAAGGCAGATGAGGGAGGGAACAAAAGTCTTAAGACCGATATACAGACAGGAATTGAGAAAAGTGTGGATTCAAGAAAAGATGAAAACAGGAACCAGAACCCAAAGACTGGTGAGGAGAGGCAAGCTGTGATGACAAACATGAAAAACAATGAGAACACTAAGGCAGATGAATACAGGAACAACGATGtgaagatagacagagagaTGGAAAATGAGAAAAGTGTGGCCAAGAACACTGACAAGGAGAGAaaatgtgttacaatgacaaacATAGAAAAGAATGAAAACATAAAGGCAGACAAGAACTTGAACGAACAGATCAAGACCGACAAAGGGACGGAAAATGAGACAAGTGTGGACACAAAGGCAGATGAGAACAAGAACACAAAGACTAATGAGGATGGGAAGGATGTTGAAACATTGAAAAAAGAAGGCAATGAGAACACTAAGCCAAATGAGAACTTGAATGAAGATATCAAGACTGACATAGAGACGGAAAATGAAACAAGTGCGGACACAAAGGTTGACGAGAACATGAACAAGGCAAATGGGAGAGGGAACAAAAGGCTTAAGATCGATATACAGACAGAAAATGAGAAAAGTTTGGATTCAAAAAAAGATGAAAACAGGAACAAGAACCCAGAGACTGGCAAGGAGATGCAAGATGTGATGACAAACATGGAAGAGAATGAAAACAACAAGGCAGACGAGTACAAGAATGAGGATGTCAAGATGGACAAAGAGATAGAAAATGAGAAAAGTCTGACCACAAACGCTGACAAGGAGGGGAAAGATTTTACGATGAAAAATATGGAAAGGAGTGACAACACTAAGGCAAACGAGAACTGGAACGAAGATATCAAGACTGACATAGAGACAATAAATGAAAGCAGTGTGGACATAAAGGCAGATGAGAACATGAACACGAAGGCTAACGAGGACGGGAAATATCTTGCCATGTTGAAAAAAGAAGGGACTGAGAACACTAAGCCAAACCAGAACTGTAGCGATGAAGTCAAGATTGACAAAGAGATTGAAAATGAGATATGTGCGGACACAAAGGCAGACCAGAGCATGAACAAGGCAGATGAAAAGGGCAACAAAAGTGTCAAGAGTTTCATAGAGACAGAAAATGAGAAAATTGTGGATTCAAGAAAAGATGAAATGAGGAACAAGAACCAACAAACTGACGAGAAGAGGCAAGATGTGATGACAAATATAGAAAAGAATGAGAATGCTAAGACAGACAAATACAACAATGAGGATGTCAAGATAGACAAAGTGAAGGAAAATGAGAAAAGAGTGGCCTCAAATACTGACAAGGAGAGGAAAGATGTTACGATGACAAACATGGAAAGAGATCAGAACATTAAGGCAGAAGAAAACTGGAACACAACTGTCGAGAATGTTAAAGAGACAGAAAATGAGAAAAGTGTGGACACAAAGGCAGATGAGAACATGAACATGTACGCGAAGACTAACGCGGACAGGAAAGATATTGCAATGATAAACAAAGAAAGGAATGTGAACACTAAGCCAAATGAGAACTGGAAAGAAGATGAAAGGACTTACAAAGAGACTGAAAATGAGAAAAGTGCGGAAACAAAGGCAGACGAGAACATGAACAATGAAGATGAGAAGAAGAATAAAAGTCTCTGGACTGAAATAGAGACAGAAAATGAGAAAAGTGTGGATTCAAGAAAAGATGAAAACAGGAACAACAACCCAAAGACTGATGAGGTGAGGAGAGATGTCGAAATGACAAACATGGAAAAGGATGAGAAGACTAAGGCTAATGAGAACAAAAACGAGGATGTGAAGATAAACAAAGAGATGGAAATTGAGACTGACGCTGAGGAGAAAGATGTTACGTTGACAAACGAGGAAATAAATGAGAACACTGGGAAAAACGTGAAGCGGAACGAAAATTTCAAGACTGACAAAGAAGCAGATTGGGACAAGGACCCAAAGACTGACAGGGAGAGGAAAAATGAGACAAAGACAGACGAGAACACAAATGACAATGTAAATACAGATGAGAAGAAAGAGGATTCAAAGGCTTTTGACAACGGGAACAGCAATGCAACGACAGAAAAGATATCAGAGAATGAGAACCCAAAAAATGATACAACAACTGTCAGTGAGGGGAAAGAAAACATggtaatgaaaaatgaaaaaaacaaggatGCAAAGACATACAATATGAAGAAAGAGGATAGGAACACTAAGAACAGGAAAGCGGACATTAAGACAGACGATGAGGAGAGTGTGGACTCAAAGACAGACGACACCTGCAATAAGAACACAGAGTGCAAGGAGCAGAAGAAAGATGTTATAATGACAAATGAGGGAAAGGACGAGAAGAGAAATGAGAACAGCAAGGAGGATATGAAGACAGACAAAGAGAAAATTGATGAGACGAAAGAGGACCATAAGACTGAAGAAAACAGGACAATGGACACAACGACTATTGAGAGGAAAGAGATTTTGGtgacaaagaaagaaaggaaaggAGCTGCAAAGACACACAATGAAAGaaatgaggaggaggaggatgccAACCCAAACAAGGACAGTAAAAGAGAACTTGAAAAACAGAAAGAGGAGACAAAAAAAGATTGGAACGAAAGCACAAAAACCAACAAAGAAAAGGCTATGGCAAATGACACAAGTGATGGGGACACAAGGATAGTCGGTAGGAATGGGGATACACTGAATGATGATGAGAGGGAAGAACAAGAAAAGGCATATGAAAACAAGATCAGGGACGCAAAGGTGGAAAAGGAGAAAGACGAAGAcccaaaagaggacacaaaggaGAGGAATACGTTGACAATGACATATGTTGTGAAAGATGACTCGGAGACAGGCAACAACAGGAACATGGATGAAAATAGAGGTCGGGAGAGTAAATTTGAAATAGAGACAAATGACGAAAGTAGTGAAGAAACAAAGATGGACAAGAGTAAGGACAAGGCATCTTGGGAGGACCTGAAGGGTGACATAAAGATAGATGAaggaacaacaacaaacaagaaTAGAAACAAGGCAGCTGAGGGCCACATGCAGGGCATAGATGAAATAAAGACAGACAAGGAGACAGACAAAAATAAGAAAGCAGACTTTGAGGTAAAGACAAAGAAAATGACAGAGGACATGCAGCCAGACATGGACAGAAAGGAGAAAGTTGAGACAACAGGCAAGAATTGGAACAAGAATTCAATGATAGCCAAAGATGAGGGCAAGGAATCAAATAAAACTAAAGACTGGCATAACGATATGAAGACGGACTTGGGCTGGAAGAAAAACGTGAAGACAGACAATGAGACGACAAAGGCAGATAAAGACATTAACAAGAATGAAAAGGCAGCAAAATTTGGCAATGAGGAGCACAATACAGAAACTGAGATGGAAGAGAACCAGAACAGACATGCGGTCAACAAGGAAGAGACAAAGAACGACATAGATGATGCAAAGAAAGATACAAATAAGAAGAAGGATATGAATGAAGATGAAAGGAAGGTGGACACAAAGATAGACAATGAGAAGAATGAAGATTCAAAAACAGACAAGAACAGGAATAAGAATAGGAAAGCCACCAGTAAGAGCAAAGATACAGATACAAAGACAGAGGTGTGGATTGAAGACTCGAAAACAGGAAAGAAGAGGGACAAGAATTGGTATGAAAAAAGCAGGAACCAGGATGACAAGATCAACAAGGAGAGGAAAGACCTCTTGAGGACAGCAAAGGACAGGCACAAAGACAGCAAGAGTGATAAGCAAATGAGTAAAGACGCAAAGACAGACAAGGCTACAGGTGGAAAGAGGGTTAAAGTAGACCAAATGAGTCCAGTTGAAAATGCAGGTGAGAGTGCTGAGCTTCCACTCAGTCTTGCAACTGCTAGACCACAGGAACAAAAAGTTGCAGCCGAAGACAGAAGTGGAAACATGAGTGCTACAGAGGATGGTTTCCTGTCAAGGGAAGAgtccagaaat AGGAACTCGGCAGCGTCCCTCTGCAGCATAACAACTGAGGTCCTGAAGGTTCTGAACGCTACCGAGGAGCTGCTCCAGGGGGTGGAGGGCCGTGACGCTCGCCGCCACTCCGCCCCATCTTTTCCCGCCAACACTGACCCCCAAAAACTTGATCAGCAGTTTTCCTCACTGGAGGAGAAA GTGTACATGGCGGCGGGCTCTGTGTACGGTGTGGAGGCAGAGCTCAACAAGCTGGAGGAGCGGGCCAAGGACATATCCAGCAGAACTTCCGAGACGGAGCTGTTCTTCCTGGAGGAGCGAGTGGCGTCGGCAGCTGCCAGGGTACAGCAGTCTGAACTACAG ATTAGTGATATTTCCGCAAGGATCGCGGCACTGAGGAGCGCCGGACTCGACGTAGACCCGCAGTCCCGCTTCGCCAAGGCCAGGACTGTCCCAGTCATG CCTCTGACGCTGAGCTCATCCAGACAGCTGAGGCGACGACTGCCTGCACTCCCTCGTCCAG aaaacaacaaaaactaa